Genomic window (Paenibacillus sp. PK3_47):
ACAGCGTCGGCAGGTGTCTCTGCACGGTAGTTTTGTCCGTCTGCAAGGATAAAGTTCAGCTCAGGATGTTTGCTGCGGGCGGCTGCAATCATTTCCGGTGAAGCGTCAATACCGGAGACAACAGCACCGTACCCGGCGATCGCTGCGGCCAGGTCTCCGGTTCCGCAGCCCCAGTCCAGGATAACTTCGCCGGGCTGAGGCTTCAGCAGATCGATCAGTGATTCTCCGAACCGGGACACAAACGCCATATCGGTATCATAGGTTCCGCTGTTCCATTGTTGGGTCATGCAATAGACTCCTTTCGGTCAATCAGGAATACTATTGTTGTAACATACCACCGCGTTATAAATGAAATATGTAGATTGGAATAAAGCTGATTGGCTGTGCCTATTGACAGAGGTTTGTAATGCTAACAAATAATTTTCAACTGATTTTAAATTTGCCGTTGCATTCCCTTTGCAAATAGTGTATATTCTTAATTACGGTGATTGAATCACTGATACATATTATGCGGTCGTGGCGGAATTGGCAGACGCGCACGGTTCAGGTCCGTGTGGTAGCAATACCGTGGAGGTTCGAGTCCTCTCGACCGCATCACTTGTAGACAAAAGGCCCGTAATTCACTTTATTGTGATTTACGGGTCTTTTTGTATGTCCAGAACTAGCAGGATTTTCTCCACCTAATCCTACCCTTTTTCATCATTTATGAGTTGTAGTTGGAATTCCTCCTGCTATTCGGGCGGATAAAGGCCTTTAAAGACTCATTCCTTATTTTTAACTGGAGTTTTTCCTGCTAGAATTGTATTTTCGGTATTTGCCCTACAATTTGATGGAGAATTTCCACTTAGGCTGATCTGGACACGCTCCATGAAGTGTTACTTCCTTAATAATGATAATTAACAGGGCTGCTGAAAGTTGGGCTGTCCGGCATCCCTTTAACTTATAGCTGTCTTTTGCTGTGCTGGAAACTCCTGCTATGATAAACTTCATATTAGAGGCCAAGCAGCCGAAATAAAGATATATTGTTTAAAATTTCAAGTCCCCCATTACAGAGGAGGCTATCTCATTGTCCGACACACTATTTGAACTTATATATAAGCGGTCATCTGCAGGATTTGCCGCTGTCTCCGCAGAAGGGGCTGTGCTTTTCGCGAACCCTGCGCTGTGTGCCATGTCCGGCTATACAGAATCCGAGCTTACAGCGCTGCATTGTTCAGAACTTATCCATGGAGAATCCGGGGGAGAAGCGGAACTCAAGTATATATTGGAATATCTCCGGCAGCATCCGGATCAGGATTTGTCCCGGGAAAGACGGCTGATCCGCAAAAATGGCGGTTTCTTCTGGGCGTCAATTCACCTGTTTCTCGCGGCCGGAGAATCAGCAGATGCTCAAGCAGTTGTTATCGCCGAAATATCTGATATTACAGAGCGCAAGCTTAAAGAGGATAAGCATGAGGAGGAGAAGTACCTATATCATCTGATTACGCAGAATACGCCGGATATGATTTCGCTGGGTGATGCGGACGGTACACTTCATTATGTGTCTCCCTCTGTTGAGAAGATGCTGGGCTACTCGTCACAGGAAATGCTCGGCAAAAAACGACCGGAGTTCTACCATGAGGAAGATGCCCGCGAGATGACCGAGAAGGGGGCGATGTACTCTGATCATGATGTATACATCCGCCGGGTGAGGCATAAAGACGGTCATTTTCTATGGATAGAATCCTCATTCCAGGTCATGCGCGACAATGAGGGGAAGGTCAGACAGGTATTAACCATAGCCCGTGATATCACGGACCGCAAAAAATATGAGGACATGCTGGCCCATGCCCAGTTCCTGGCCAGCATGGGGTCCTGGGAATGGGAGGCGGCTTCCCGGAAGCTAATTGTCTCCAAGGAAATGCGCTACATATTCGGCTACATAGAAGACTGCAGCAACCATGCAGTCTTTGATCCCATGCTTATTCAGGCCTGCATAGATCCGGAGGATTTACCCGGAATCAAAGCTGTACTGCATGATTCCGTGAACAAAAGGGAGAAAGCGGAGACCACATTCCGGATTACAGCAGCAGACGGCAAAAGAAGAACAATCGAAGCCCACTGGGAAGTCGTGGCGGAAGGCTCCGGAAGCCGGATGCAGATCAGCGGAGTAGTCCAGGATGTAACCTCTCGCCGTGAGATGGAAGAGCAGCTCCGGGAGAGCGAGCGGAATTACCGGCTGATTTCAGAGAATTCCCAGGATTTCATTTCCCGGAATGCAACCGACGAGCATGCTACTTATTTATATGCTTCACCCATCTGCAGACAGATGTTCGGGTATACGCCGGAAGAGATGGTAGGCTCGAGAGGAATGGATTATATCCATCCCGAGGATGCAGAAAGGGTTCGCGCTTATCTGCGCAGCTGTATGCAGGACATGAGCCTGGAACCTATTGTCTTCCGGTTTCTGCGCAAGGACGGCTCCTATCTATGGGCGGAAACCACTCTTCGTTATTATGACTCCGGATCTGGAGGCGTGACGGAAATGGTCGGCATTACCCGCGGAATCTCGGAGCGTAAGGAATATGAGCTGAAGCTGCTGGAGAGCGAGAACCGCTATAAATCGCTGTTTGAATACAATCCTGCTGCAATCAGTGCAATGGATCTGGAAGGGCGTACCCTCTCGCTGAATGCCAGCCTGCAGGATTTGACAGGTTACTCCCGTCAGAGCCTGATGTTATCCGGCTACAACGAGATTATTGATCCGGACGAGCAGGATTTTGTCGATGAACAGTTTCTTTTGGCGGCAGGCGGCGCAGCACAGACCTTTGAGAGCAGACTGCTGCATAAAGACGGCCACGTGGTGGAGGTCAGCATGATTTATGTGCCGATCATGGTCGATAACAAGGTTGAAGGCGTATTTGCCATTACAAGTGATATTACTGAGCGCAAGCGCCATTTGGAGCAGATAGAGAAGCTCAGCTATGAGCATGCTCTGATCCTGAATTCCGTGTCCGAAGGCATCTTCGGGGTGAACCTGGAGGGACAAGTGGTATTCATTAACCCGGCGGCATCCGCTATGCTCGGTTATGAAGACGGAGATTTGGCTGGAGGAATCGAGCTGCATACCATTGAGCAGGCCTGGCTTGACGGCGAACCCTATCCGGGAGGCCAAAAATCATTGCGGGAATGGGTAGAGGAGCATTTGTCCTATGAAGAGAAGGAGGGGGTCTTCTGGAGACAGGACGGCACAAGCTTCCTGGTAAAATACCGGATGACACCGCTTTTTGATAATGGCGTGCGTAAAGGCATTGTTGTGGTATTCCGTGATATTACGGAAGAAAAAGCAATCGTGCGGGCCAAAGAGTCAGCAGAGCAGGCTGACCGGGCGAAATCGGAGTTTTTGGCTATTATGAGCCATGAGCTGCGGACGCCGATGAACGGCATTATCGGAATGGCAGATCTGCTTTCGGGTACGGAGCTTGATGAGGAACAGGAATACTATACACATATCATCAGTAAAAGTGCGGATCAGCTGCTCCATATTCTTAATGAAGTGCTGGATTTCAGCAAAATTGAAGCCGGCATGATGACAGTGGAGCTGCAATCCGTAGACATCCACCAGGTCATGATAAGTGTGGCCGAATTGTTCTACCCCAGGGTAAAAGAAAAAGGGTTATCGCTGCGCTGTGAGCTGGATCCATCGGTTCCTTCCCATATCGTAACCGATGGAGCAAGACTGCGGCAGATTCTGGTGAATCTGGTCGGTAATGCAGTAAAATTTACCGATGAAGGTGAAGTCAGCATTACTGCGGCGGTAGAATCTTATTTGCAATCCGGTGAAGTGATTCTCAAATTTAGGGTCAAGGATACCGGAATCGGCATTCCTCCGGAGAGCCAGGGGCTGCTCTTCCAATCCTTTTCACAGGTGCATCCTTCCATCAACCGCAAGTATGGCGGAACCGGGCTCGGGCTTGCGATCAGTAAAAAGCTGGTTGAGCTGCTTGGCGGTGCTATTGGTGTAGACAGCCAGGCGGATAAAGGGTCGGAGTTCTACTTCACGATTCAGGCCTCCTGTACTGAAGGGGCTTGCCCGGGGGGGAAGAGAGACCATGAATCCCTTCCCCACAGGCTCAGTATCCCTGACAATGGTTTTGCAGAACCGAGATATGGCCCGCTCTCCATTCTGCTTGCTGAAGATAACATCGTGAACAATGAACTGCTGCAGACTTATTTGAAAAACCGGGGTTATCAGGCCGATGTAGCTCCAAGTGGTGATCTTGCGGTCGAAGCGGTGCTGGCCAAAAATTATGATCTGGTATTCATGGATATTCAAATGCCGGTAGTGGACGGTATTGAAGCGACCAGACAAATCCGCGCAGAGCTGGGGCTGTCTCCGGTCATTATTGCAGCCACAGCGTTTGCGCGCAAAGAGGACAAGGAAATGTGCCTGAAGGCGGGAATGCAGGATTTCATCTCCAAGCCGATCCGTACGGAAGAGCTGGACAGGGTGCTGAAGGAATGGTCGGCACATATACGCAGATAAGTCTGCGGGGGGCACTGCGCAAAGTTTGACAAAATCCTGTGCGCTGTCTATATTTGAATTATTCGTAATAATTACGTTTATATTTCTTCCAGCGAGAGGGTATTGTCATTGAAGACTATGAAACGCGGCGATTTTCTGATTATTATCATCGTTCTGCTTGTGGCAGGCTCCATTTACGGAGTGAAGTGGTGGGACAGCCGCAATGAAGAGTATGCTCAAGGTGACCTCCAGGCAGTTATAAGCATCAACGGGGAGACTTACAAGACAGTCACATTGACCAAAGAAGAGCAGATTATTGATATTAAGACCAAGTACAGCAGCAACACGCTCAAGGTGTATGATTACGGGATTCAGATGACGTATTCTGATGCCCCGCTGCCGATTGCGCTGGAGATGGGCTTCATCTCGAGACCGAAGCAGCAGATTATTTGTGTTCCTTGCCGGATGATCGTGGAAGTCCATAACCCCAACAAGTCCATCCATGATGATGAGGAGCTGGACGCGGTTATTTAACAGCTCCTGCGTTTTGGAGTTGTTCCCAGGCGGTAATGGAATCGGCACTGGTATATACGTATGGTGTGGAGGGCTGGGGAACCGGCGTAAGGGTTTCAGGTGTGATCCCGATGAGTTCCCTCCCTTCATGTGTCACAATTTCAAGCTTGCCCCGGACCTCAATCCAGGTATCGGCGGGCAGGCTTATTTGTGCTGCCGGGTTAAGCAGAATGCCAAAAGGGGTCGCGTCCGCAGTGCAGCACTGGACGAGGAAACGGCTGACAGCGTAGGAGGCCTTCCCTGCTGACGTCCCTTCGCGGTAAAGAAATCCGGTTACGGCAATTTCTTTGCCTTCGAACTGTTTTTTATACAGATCAATCGCCCCGAAGGTCTCGGAATAGATTTCCGGATGGACTGTTATTACGGGTTCTGCATGAAGCCTGGCCGCAAGCTCGGCGAATTCAGCCTCGTAAGGATTCGCGGCGGTGAAGTTCTCTTTGCTCTCCTGCTCAGACAGATTGTAGGTTAATGCGATGCCTTTTTTGGCGGCTGCAGCGCTGCCGAGTGCGCGGTCGGGAAGCAGAAAGCCCAGCAGCATCGGGAGCAGGAACAGGCCATATAACGCGCTGCTCCGGAACATTGAGCCGGGAAGGCGGTGCTCGCAGTCGCACAGGGCGCTGCTTTTGCCGAACAAA
Coding sequences:
- a CDS encoding TIGR03943 family protein, which encodes MNESGAIRFHYLLRAVILLLFALYIGHLVQQEALHYYVAPKLARWIRLCPVPLALMALSLGIQALFGKSSALCDCEHRLPGSMFRSSALYGLFLLPMLLGFLLPDRALGSAAAAKKGIALTYNLSEQESKENFTAANPYEAEFAELAARLHAEPVITVHPEIYSETFGAIDLYKKQFEGKEIAVTGFLYREGTSAGKASYAVSRFLVQCCTADATPFGILLNPAAQISLPADTWIEVRGKLEIVTHEGRELIGITPETLTPVPQPSTPYVYTSADSITAWEQLQNAGAVK
- a CDS encoding PAS domain-containing hybrid sensor histidine kinase/response regulator, encoding MSDTLFELIYKRSSAGFAAVSAEGAVLFANPALCAMSGYTESELTALHCSELIHGESGGEAELKYILEYLRQHPDQDLSRERRLIRKNGGFFWASIHLFLAAGESADAQAVVIAEISDITERKLKEDKHEEEKYLYHLITQNTPDMISLGDADGTLHYVSPSVEKMLGYSSQEMLGKKRPEFYHEEDAREMTEKGAMYSDHDVYIRRVRHKDGHFLWIESSFQVMRDNEGKVRQVLTIARDITDRKKYEDMLAHAQFLASMGSWEWEAASRKLIVSKEMRYIFGYIEDCSNHAVFDPMLIQACIDPEDLPGIKAVLHDSVNKREKAETTFRITAADGKRRTIEAHWEVVAEGSGSRMQISGVVQDVTSRREMEEQLRESERNYRLISENSQDFISRNATDEHATYLYASPICRQMFGYTPEEMVGSRGMDYIHPEDAERVRAYLRSCMQDMSLEPIVFRFLRKDGSYLWAETTLRYYDSGSGGVTEMVGITRGISERKEYELKLLESENRYKSLFEYNPAAISAMDLEGRTLSLNASLQDLTGYSRQSLMLSGYNEIIDPDEQDFVDEQFLLAAGGAAQTFESRLLHKDGHVVEVSMIYVPIMVDNKVEGVFAITSDITERKRHLEQIEKLSYEHALILNSVSEGIFGVNLEGQVVFINPAASAMLGYEDGDLAGGIELHTIEQAWLDGEPYPGGQKSLREWVEEHLSYEEKEGVFWRQDGTSFLVKYRMTPLFDNGVRKGIVVVFRDITEEKAIVRAKESAEQADRAKSEFLAIMSHELRTPMNGIIGMADLLSGTELDEEQEYYTHIISKSADQLLHILNEVLDFSKIEAGMMTVELQSVDIHQVMISVAELFYPRVKEKGLSLRCELDPSVPSHIVTDGARLRQILVNLVGNAVKFTDEGEVSITAAVESYLQSGEVILKFRVKDTGIGIPPESQGLLFQSFSQVHPSINRKYGGTGLGLAISKKLVELLGGAIGVDSQADKGSEFYFTIQASCTEGACPGGKRDHESLPHRLSIPDNGFAEPRYGPLSILLAEDNIVNNELLQTYLKNRGYQADVAPSGDLAVEAVLAKNYDLVFMDIQMPVVDGIEATRQIRAELGLSPVIIAATAFARKEDKEMCLKAGMQDFISKPIRTEELDRVLKEWSAHIRR
- a CDS encoding NusG domain II-containing protein, with the translated sequence MKRGDFLIIIIVLLVAGSIYGVKWWDSRNEEYAQGDLQAVISINGETYKTVTLTKEEQIIDIKTKYSSNTLKVYDYGIQMTYSDAPLPIALEMGFISRPKQQIICVPCRMIVEVHNPNKSIHDDEELDAVI